A single Xenopus laevis strain J_2021 chromosome 3S, Xenopus_laevis_v10.1, whole genome shotgun sequence DNA region contains:
- the optn.S gene encoding uncharacterized protein LOC100036954 isoform X1 — MENELLNHPHVNNMVNGHQDATCDSLSMKNDAEMLEQIKQLLMENNNLKETMKQMNQEMKERLEVLLKRHNQHLLDLKSENEVLRKELQCLKERNATYNQGMPACTTSEEASENKQLKNQLMRIQAEKADLLGLISELQLKLGSFSEDSFVEIRISEKESGEKVNEEKANKTPSDHNMSYRTNSVKEEGNGTEPEGAAISRLLRSLREETQKVERLEKELFSANKRLDELEKQTSELCDKDVQTDQKQSQSEVIISSEVNILKEKVKSLNKELQETNDKLKEAKQLKNNLQEKCILLDKRLQENQIDLEEKQSLRYCIKKLELQVESQESEIKLERNKTEAEKNQLAILQVSYDKLNSEHQQLRRSESEKVSKTMFNELLEKLDACEKALAKKQLEIDEMREIDTKHKEDKETIELLRAQIEVYCADFHAEKSARENINQEKEQLADRYAYMMQQNEEMMARHSIEQLQRRHSSTRSVDASESPYIVPRGADNMEQPSITVHTCPKCNLTVPDMDTLQIHVMDCIT; from the exons ATGGAGAATGAATTATTAAATCATCCTCATGTTAATAACATGGTAAATGGACATCAGGATGCCACCTGTGATTCTCTTAGCATGAAGAATGATGCAGAAATGCTGGAACAGATAAAACAGCTTCTAATGGAAAATAATAATCTAAAAG AAACTATGAAGCAAATGAATCAGGAGATGAAAGAACGCCTTGAAGTGCTCCTGAAGAGACATAATCAGCATTTGCTAGACTTGAAGAGTGAAAACGAGGTGTTAAGGAAGGAATTACaatgtttaaaagaaagaaatgccACATATAATCAA GGTATGCCAGCTTGCACTACTTCTGAGGAAGCAAGTGAAAACAAACAGCTGAAGAATCAGTTAATGCGTATACAGGCAGAGAAAGCTGACCTGCTTGGTCTTATATCTGAATTACAGCTGAAACTCGGCAGCTTTTCTGAAGATTCATTTGTTGAAATCAGAATCTCT gaaaaggaaTCTGGTGAAAAAGTAaatgaagaaaaggcaaataaaacaccATCAGACCATAATATGTCATATAG GACAAATTCTGTCAAAGAAGAAGGGAATGGCACCGAACCAGAAGGGGCGGCAATCAGTAGGCTCCTTCGTAGCCTGAGAGAGGAAACTCAGAAAGTGGAGAGACTTGAGAAGGAATTATTTAGTGCAAATAAAAG gtTGGATGAACTAGAAAAACAAACCTCTGAACTCTGTGACAAGGACGTGCAAACAGATCAAAAACAGAGTCAGTCTGAAGTGATA atttccaGTGaagtaaatatattaaaggagaaagtgAAGTCACTGAATAAAGAACTCCAGGAAACCAATGATAAATTAAAGGAGGCCAAACAGTTAAAGAACAATCTTCAAGAAAA GTGCATATTACTAGATAAGAGACTTCAAGAAAACCAGATTGATTTGGAGGAAAAGCAAAGTCTTcgatattgtataaaaaaattagaacttCAAGTGGAGAGTCAAGAGTCGGAAATTAAACTAGAACGAAACAAAACAGAAGCTGAAAA AAATCAATTAGCCATCTTGCAGGTTTCATATGATAAACTGAACTCAGAACATCAGCAACTAAGGAGAAGTGAG AGTGAAAAAGTTTCCAAAACCATGTTCAATGAGCTGCTTGAAAAGCTTGATGCGTGTGAGAAGGCACTGgcaaaaaaacaattagaaattgATGAAATGAGAGAAATTGACACAAAACACAAGGAGGATAAAGAAACTATTGAACTTCTTCGTGCTCAG ATTGAAGTGTATTGTGCAGATTTCCACGCTGAAAAATCTGCTAGAGAGAACATTAATCAAGAGAAGGAGCAGTTAGCAGATCGCTATGCGTATATGATGCAACAAAATGAAGAAATGATGGCcag GCATTCAATAGAACAGCTCCAGAGGCGCCATAGTTCCACAAGATCAGTGGATGCCAGTGAGAGTCCTTATATAGTGCCAAGAG GTGCAGACAACATGGAGCAGCCAAGTATTACTGTGCATACATGTCCAAAATGTAACCTGACTGTTCCAGACATGGATACACTGCAGATTCATGTTATGGACTGTATCACCTAA